AGCAGACCTACAGGAAAGGAGTCAAGGGTAAGTTCTGCTGTTTCATTTTCTTGCTCTGTCTACTGTGAGGATTTGAGAAGGCCGGATAAGGTTAAGCAATATAGTGTACCTTCCATCTAGAGGACAACATGGGGATATGACCATATTGCTTATACTTATCCAATTATCTCAGATATCCACAACAAGTGCATTGGAGACAGGGGTTAGGGATGTATCTGATGTTGGGAGTGGCTTGGTCAACTCAGGTGACTATTCGCCTGTGCACACAGTAATTAGGTCAAGTTAGTAGATGAGGTATTTACATTGGCATTCCTAGACAGTCATTAAATGACTTGTTAATAGTTCCGGAGTGGCCATAGTATTTGATAACGCAGAGAAGTGGCCTGTTTTTGTCAAGAGGCAACTTTGGAAAATAAATCTAagcccctctcttttctctctctctgtgtagttgACAAGTCAGACTACATGGTGGGGAGCTACGGGCCACGGCCGGCAGAGTACGAGTTCCTGACCCCTCTGGAGGAGGCCCCTAAAGGCATGCTGGCCCGCGGCACCTACAACATCAAGTCCAAGTTCACTGATGACGATAAGCACGACCACCTCTCCTGGGAGTGGAACCTTAACATCAAGAAAGAGTGGAAAGACTGAGTCCCCGTCGACTTAATTCTTCCCCGTCCCCCTCTTCTTATTCCCCCTCCATTATTTTGAATTCATAATTATGTGATAAGTGATTAAGGCAAATGAGTCTCTCGTCCACGCCAATCCCTGCAGTAGTTTCATTCCAATTACGTTGTCATGCCattcacccccccccacacactcctTGTGATGCTGAGTATTGAATATGTGGAGAAAGCAAATCATGTGCACAATCATGAATTTGTTTTGGTTAGTTTGtatataaatgtttgttttttttaaatgaaagatTGATTTGTTAATGCTCTTGATATGGATGTCATAATCAACTGTGTGAATTCCATCCTTTcatctcttttctttctcttacATTCCTTTTTACCCCCCTTCCTGCTGATTGTTTTATACAACCTTTTTACCCCCCTTCCTGCTGATTGTTTTATACAACCTTTTTACCCCCCTTCCTGCTGATTGTTTTATACAACCTTTTTACCCCCCTTCCTGCTGATTGTTTTATACAACCTTTTTACCCCCCTTCCTGCTGATTGTTTTATACAACCTTTTTACCCCCCTTCCTGCTGATTGTTTTATACAACCTTTTTACCCCCCTTCCTGCTGATTGTTTTATACAACCATGATCTGCCTTGTAAAGGTGTTGCTGTGTGTTAAAGGCTGTGGTAGGTCCACACTCTACTCTTTGTTGGGGATGTTGCCCTCTGTCTGTGGAAAGCCTTGGAGCAGATTATATGTACCAGAGTCCACACAATTAGTTTATTCTGGAACTAGTGTGAATTCCTAACCGTTAAGAGGTGGCATGAACAGCACTTACCGGCAGTCCACCAGAGGCACTCTGACCACCTGCTGAAGGTGCAAGTGTGCCTCTTCCTGATCAGGGTTTTCACCTCCCTACCTAGTTCATTCAGCCGCCATGTGGCCTTAAAGAGGATTCCTGTAGAACTAACGATGAAAGAAATGATCACAAAGAGCCATTTGCCTTCAGAACAGAACTGTCAGATTGTTACGAGAGCCTCCTACAGGGTTTGAGTTATAGGCTGAGTGCAGGTGCTAACAGATGATCAGACAGACCATTGAGATGCTTGTACTACCTTTCCAGATTAGCCAGTAGAAGTAGACCATGAAAGTGAACAGCAGCCATCGCTGCTCCCTTCCCTTCTCACCACATCAGGTGGTCTCAATGTGGACCACCTTTAGTGCTGTTTGCTGACGTGAATGTGTTTACGTTGATATAAAGAACCTGGTTTTGTTGACAACTAAGAAATTAGCTCCTTGTCAAATGCCCTCTAAGCAGACCTTGAGGCCTTCTTCCAGTCACTAACTCCATTACTATAGCGTCTCAGATATGGGGCCTTGCTGGTGGCCCTTGTGAGCAGAGAGGAATGTCACACAAGGGTTGTTAATCCGCTCACCTCGAGTATAAATCAACTCCAGGATTACCAAAACTGGCTGTGCCTCTAGCCTTTACAACCACCAGCTGCTCTCTGCTAAGGTCTGACTTTCAGACATTCAGAATGGGAGCTCAACATCAAATAGTTATTTGAACGTTGGCCCTGATGTTTAAGGTCAGGTCTAACTTGTGCACAGACCCAGAGTTTCAACAAGAACAGCCAAGACCTACTACTAAACTTCATTTTTCAACGTCATAACTTGGGATGTTGGGCTCAGGCTTGGTTTCACTGGATCATTGTTTCAGTATGATTTTGATTCTTTGTAACCCTCTGTGCCACCTGGAGAATACTGTTCACCTGATCAAAGTCTTCAGACTGGAGGTCATGGTCTTTAATCAATAAAGTCATGTTACTTTTTACACTGTTCTCTTATTGATCCAGCTCTAAAGTACAACGTTCTGTAAAGCATCTTTACCCGTCTATCATGCTCCATCTAACACACCAGCAACCTTTCTCATTGAACAGAACACAATGTTAGACATTTAGATGGTCTTCTACCAATGTATAGAAGACCAGATCACATGAAGTTTGTACACAATGAAGAGCAGAAAAGAACAAGGAAAATATTCCAATGAAAAACCAAAGTACTGATAAGAGGGCAGCTAGAGCCCCTTGTGTACTTGAAATAAGCAGTCATGGAGATGTACCCATGGTCTGAGTCGGTGCTTAGAGAGCACATAGTTACAGTAGCTTAGTCAAGTGTGGTTGAGAGTTCCATTTCTACACAGCGCATCATCAGGAGGTCCTCAGTTCTCTAGCTTAGACAACCTGGCAACATTATCATATCCATCTTGAGAATCCTTTTACAAAAGGTAAATTCACCAATACACTGATATAGTTTTacagtttacatacagtattttagaACAAGTTACTACTTCCTTGAGTACCATGGGATCCTTCAATTGAAGTCTACTGGCTTCACCTACTGATTTCAAAACCAATGTATATGTTGGATAGATGCATACGTGAAGCCTACGATGTTAAGGCAACAGTTGTATTCATTGAGAACATCAGGAATATTTAACTAGATTGtttttttaaaacaaattttATGAACAGCTCTGCACATGTTATTCATTGTCCGTCATCAAAAACATTAAATGGcaattatttatacattttaaataGAATTAGTGCAGTCTCAGTATACACGCCCAGTCATTTAAACATTGTACTGGATTGTCTTGACCAAAGACAGGCCAAACAGGTTTTAGTGCACGACTAGGTTGTCATAAATGATCTTAAGTTAGGTCAAGAATCAAGGCATTTCATCTACCCAGATGATGAATGTCGTCAGATGTACAATTCATTCATATTGGGATGGGTGAAACGTGCCAGTATCCAGAGAGATGGATAAAACGTGCCAGTATCCAGAGAGATGGATAAAACGTGGCAGTATCCAGAGAGATGGATAAAACGTGGCAGTATCCAGAGAGATGGATAAAACGTGGCAGTATCCAGAGAGATGGATAAAACGTGGCAGTATCCAGAGAGATGGATAAAACGTGGCAGTATCCAGAGAGATGGATAAAACGTGGCAGTATCCAGAGAGATGGATAAAACGTGGCAGTATCCAGAGAGATGGATAAAACGTGGCAGTATCCAGAGAGATGGATAAAACGTGGCAGTATCCAGAGAGATGGATAAAACGTGGCAGTATCCAGAGAGATGGATAAAACGTGGCAGTATCCAGAGAGATGGATAAAATGTGGCAGTATCCAGAGAGATGGATATAACAGCGGAGGGGATCATCCACCGTAGACTATCAGTTCCCCAGTGCAGAAGTACAGGTAACCTGTCATTAAGACATCAAGTGACCACTTTGAAcaaacacggtcaaacaaagagAAACAAATTAAGAAAAAGAAATCTGTGGCTTTTGTACCCATTGTTTTCAGAACATGTTTAGTAGTACCAGGAGAGGTCATGTTCAGTAGTACCAGGAGAGGTCATGTTCAGTAGTACCACGAAAGCTGCTCATTTGTCTTTGGACTTTTTTCCCTTAGGACTTCCTACCCTTGGGGACTTCCTACCCTTGGGGACTCCCTTGGTGGAGTTCACTTCACTCTTGGTCTTCTGCAGGCGGGAGAAGATCTCTTTGAACAGGGCCTTGTACTCTGGGGTGTTCTGGCCCAGCCTCTTGTCCACCTGGTCTACCTGCCGGCTGATGCCCTCCAGGGCCTCTGGGGTGGAGGGGGTCTGGGGCGGGGTGGTGGGTGCAGCAGCCATGGCTGAGGGGCCGGGCGTAGCCATGCCGTAGTCCTTCATGGAGGGGTCTCTAGAGACAGGGCGTGACGTCTGCACCCCCGCGTGGCACATGCTCTCCTCGTGGCGCCGGCACTTCCCCAGCAGCTCTTCGTATTTCTCCAGCAGGGCGTGGTACTGCTCGTCCACTTCCCTCAGGATGGACATGCCCCGCTTGCGCACACCGTTGGCGTGGATTGCGTAGCTGCCCTGTCGCCTGCCAGAGGCGTCGCAGGCCGAGATGGCATTGAGCGCCGTGTCGCTGCAGCTCTTCCTCACGGGGCCTCCctgctgccctcctcctcctgtccccccAGACTCCCccgtcccctcccctccctccttttgCCCCGGTCCCTCCTCGGGTGTGTCGGTCTCAGGGGCATTGTTGAGCAGGGTCTGCTCCAGACCCTCATCCAACAGACAGACCTGGGACCTCCTCAGCTGCTGCATCTCCTGTAGCTCTGCCTCCAGCTCCTGCACTCGCAGCTGGCAGCCCTCAGCCCCCAGGAGGCGTTGTTCCATAAGCTCAAACTCCTGCAGCACAGCTGTGCactccctctctgccccctccctccgGCCCCGTTCTGCCACCATGGCGGACCTCAGGGAGGAGACCACACCCTTTAGACGCTCGTTCTCCTCGTCCAGGGGCCGGCGCTCACGCTCAGACACCAGGTCCACACTGCCGGGGTTGGCCACCAGGAAGCCATCATCATACCTGTAGAGCGATACACCACACAGAGGAGCACAAGGATACAGCTGGGAGATTGCATTCTTATGTAATCTTAACACCATACATTCAGGTCATTTGGCAAATGTACTAAGCATATTAGCATACTTCACATACAGTACTTTGGACTTTTGAGTGAGACTACATAGAGCATTGCTCTTTACTGTACTTTGGTGCAGTGCAGAGTTCTTTAAGGCAGGGGAAGGAGTGGACAGTCTTGCGTCGCTCCCGCTTCTCTCTGTGGATCCTCAGCTCCTCTAGTGTACGTAGTTCCTCCACACGAGCTGTCATGGTATCCACCTGAGCCTGCAGTGTCTCCATAGTAACAGTCAACCTGtaagcgcgcgcacacacacacacacacacacacacacacacgaaagtgGACTAAATCTTATTTACATCACAACATAATGTACAATACTGTACCGTGACTATACTGAGCCTGTGTTACAAAAACGGTGAGACACATTTATTTACTCTGAACAGTAGGAACCATTCAAGAACTAAGCTTGTTAACTCTTAACTCAAATATTTCTTAGAAATCCTTGGTATAAACACCATGAAGAAAGAGGTCATGGTACAGTCTTACAGAGTGAATACTCATATTGTAGATCATAGCAGCTAGAACAACTCAGGAGAGTATTAACCCTCACCTGTCTATCTTCTGCTGCGAGGCCTTGCTCTCTATAACCAGTTTCTCATTGGTGATCTCCAGCTCTCTGGCCGTCACGTCTAGCTGCTCGTAGACCTTGGCATGCTGCTCGTTCATCTCCCTCAGCATCTCCAGCTGCTTGGACAGGTACTGCAGGGGGAATAGACATGTGAATGAAGACATGGACCTTACAGGGAGACAATTTAAAGAGTCTAAAAACAGATATAAAATAACTGGACATCTATATGTTACATCAGTGCAGATGGAGAGGAAGCcattttagactattgagatacaCCCAATGCCAGACACTGCTGTACAGTGTCTGGCATTTAAATCCGTCACATAGACATGACAGGATTCCATGATGATTAAGCAAAATAGCATCACAGTTTCCTAATTCCTGTCTACACAAACAAGTGTGGATCAACTTTATTCTTCTCCAGAAGATTAAAgtgtgtgattggttgattcaGCCATCAGCAGGCAgctttgttgttgcctaataagGAAGCCAGTCTTTTGTCTAATGAGGTGGCAGATCTGGCTCAGAGGAGTCCCCTCTCCCACACAGCGCACAGCTGCACACTAAGTGAACACACACGCTCTCGCTCTCCCATGCAGCTGCACTCTGCTCCTCTCCCATCAGAGCTCTGCAGGGTTTAATTGGCTTGATGGCGCGTCAAGGAGAATGTAATTGTGCTAGCCTAGAGAGAAGAGCCACTTTGCAGGATCATGAAGTGCACCGTCAGTAGTTTAAAAACCCACACACTCCAGCTAACATACCAGTCCGATGCCATGCTTG
This genomic stretch from Salmo trutta chromosome 32, fSalTru1.1, whole genome shotgun sequence harbors:
- the LOC115171403 gene encoding cerebellar degeneration-related protein 2-like, whose translation is MLRAGRMEEFVTEEDEPWYDQRDLEQDLHLAAELGKTLLERNKELEDSLQQMYINNEEQVQEIEYLSKQLEMLREMNEQHAKVYEQLDVTARELEITNEKLVIESKASQQKIDRLTVTMETLQAQVDTMTARVEELRTLEELRIHREKRERRKTVHSFPCLKELCTAPKYDDGFLVANPGSVDLVSERERRPLDEENERLKGVVSSLRSAMVAERGRREGAERECTAVLQEFELMEQRLLGAEGCQLRVQELEAELQEMQQLRRSQVCLLDEGLEQTLLNNAPETDTPEEGPGQKEGGEGTGESGGTGGGGQQGGPVRKSCSDTALNAISACDASGRRQGSYAIHANGVRKRGMSILREVDEQYHALLEKYEELLGKCRRHEESMCHAGVQTSRPVSRDPSMKDYGMATPGPSAMAAAPTTPPQTPSTPEALEGISRQVDQVDKRLGQNTPEYKALFKEIFSRLQKTKSEVNSTKGVPKGRKSPRVGSPKGKKSKDK